One window of the Candidatus Cloacimonadaceae bacterium genome contains the following:
- the nusG gene encoding transcription termination/antitermination protein NusG has translation MSSMKWYVLHTYSSHENKVKTAIEKGLEGTGLRDLVGQILVPVRKTFIIREGKKIERERKLFTSYVIIEAELTPELKTYILGIAGVTKFLGQSKDKKDPIALPEDEVNRLLGIGDRDMDAKTFSFMPGDMVRVIAGPFTDFEGIVQKAADDGTKLVIDVTVFGRRTPVELNANQVELIKK, from the coding sequence ATGTCAAGCATGAAATGGTATGTGCTCCATACCTACTCGTCCCATGAAAACAAGGTGAAGACCGCGATCGAAAAGGGTCTGGAAGGAACCGGCTTGAGAGATCTGGTAGGTCAGATCCTCGTGCCCGTCCGTAAGACTTTTATCATCAGGGAAGGCAAAAAGATCGAACGTGAGCGCAAGCTCTTCACCAGCTATGTGATCATCGAAGCGGAACTGACGCCGGAGCTCAAGACTTATATTTTGGGCATTGCCGGGGTCACGAAGTTTCTGGGACAAAGCAAAGATAAGAAAGATCCCATCGCCCTGCCTGAAGACGAAGTCAATAGACTGCTCGGCATCGGCGACCGGGATATGGATGCCAAAACCTTCAGCTTTATGCCGGGAGACATGGTCCGCGTGATCGCGGGACCCTTCACGGATTTTGAAGGCATCGTGCAAAAGGCTGCAGACGATGGAACCAAGCTGGTGATCGACGTCACCGTATTTGGCAGAAGGACTCCGGTGGAGCTCAACGCCAATCAGGTCGAGCTGATCAAGAAATAA
- the rplK gene encoding 50S ribosomal protein L11, producing the protein MANPKNVAVIIKLQLPAGKATPAPPVGPALGQAGVNIPEFCRQFNEKTADQPGMVFPVVISVAKNKSFTFEIKTPPAAILIKKEAGLAKGSATPNKAKVGKISRDQLRNIAQLKIQDMNCNTLESAMSMIAGTARSMGVVVED; encoded by the coding sequence ATGGCAAATCCAAAAAACGTAGCCGTGATAATTAAACTGCAGCTTCCCGCTGGGAAAGCCACACCCGCACCGCCGGTCGGTCCCGCTTTGGGGCAGGCAGGGGTCAATATCCCGGAATTTTGCCGTCAGTTCAATGAAAAGACCGCAGACCAGCCGGGAATGGTGTTTCCCGTCGTCATCTCAGTTGCAAAGAATAAGTCATTCACTTTTGAGATCAAGACGCCGCCCGCGGCGATCCTGATCAAAAAAGAAGCTGGGCTGGCAAAAGGCTCCGCCACACCGAATAAAGCCAAGGTCGGAAAGATTTCCCGGGATCAGTTGCGCAATATCGCTCAGCTTAAGATCCAAGATATGAATTGTAATACCCTTGAATCCGCTATGAGTATGATCGCAGGCACTGCAAGGAGCATGGGCGTCGTGGTAGAAGACTGA
- the rplJ gene encoding 50S ribosomal protein L10, which yields MVQNVKYDIVKNLKDRISGAKAIVLVDYKGINIEQVNHLRRQYRASNVDYFVQKNTLIKLALNDLGITELDAHLLGPTAVAVCHIDEVSPARELIKFLKEVMEDAAFPRFKAGYVAGHILDEKELIALAKLPSREELLARVLCTANAPLSNFVGVASGIIRKFALAVDAIANKQAEAS from the coding sequence ATGGTTCAAAATGTTAAGTATGACATTGTCAAGAACTTAAAAGACAGAATTAGTGGCGCCAAAGCGATTGTACTGGTGGATTACAAGGGAATTAACATCGAACAGGTCAATCACCTTCGCAGGCAATATCGTGCCAGCAACGTGGATTACTTCGTTCAAAAAAACACCCTCATCAAGTTGGCTCTCAACGATTTGGGGATTACCGAGTTAGACGCTCATTTATTGGGTCCCACCGCGGTGGCGGTTTGTCATATTGACGAAGTATCACCGGCACGGGAGCTGATTAAATTCTTGAAAGAAGTGATGGAAGACGCAGCCTTTCCGAGATTCAAAGCAGGATATGTGGCAGGACACATATTGGACGAGAAAGAGCTCATCGCCCTGGCGAAACTTCCCTCCCGCGAAGAACTCCTCGCAAGAGTGCTGTGCACCGCAAACGCACCGCTCAGCAACTTTGTGGGCGTAGCAAGCGGGATCATCCGCAAATTTGCCCTGGCTGTGGATGCTATAGCAAATAAACAGGCAGAAGCCAGTTAA
- the rplL gene encoding 50S ribosomal protein L7/L12 translates to MSDKKQQVIDLIKEMTVLELSELVKQMEDIFGVSAAAPVAAAAPAAAAEAKEEQSEFDVILTSSGDKKINVIKVVREITKLGLKEAKDLVDGAPKMVVEKVSKDEAESVKKKLEEAGATIELK, encoded by the coding sequence ATGTCCGATAAAAAGCAACAAGTTATTGACCTGATCAAGGAGATGACCGTACTCGAGCTCTCCGAACTGGTCAAACAAATGGAAGATATCTTTGGCGTATCAGCCGCCGCACCCGTCGCCGCAGCCGCTCCTGCCGCAGCCGCTGAAGCCAAAGAAGAACAAAGCGAATTTGACGTGATCCTGACCAGCTCTGGCGACAAGAAAATCAACGTCATCAAAGTCGTGCGCGAAATCACCAAACTTGGCCTGAAAGAAGCCAAAGACCTTGTTGACGGCGCGCCCAAAATGGTTGTCGAAAAAGTCAGCAAAGACGAAGCCGAATCGGTCAAAAAGAAGCTCGAAGAAGCCGGTGCTACTATCGAACTCAAGTAA
- the rplA gene encoding 50S ribosomal protein L1 — protein MKHSKRYSHAYSMYDRQKRFDLDEALKILQALPASKFDETVEVHFNLGVDPRKADQQIRNSLVLPHGTGKTVRVLVFAEGDKAEEARKAGADHVGLDELIDKISGGWFDFDMVIATPNLMARIGKLGRALGPRGLMPNPKVGTVTMDITKAVDEAKGGKVTYRVDKFANLHIPAGKVSFSADKLKINLKAILSAILKERPATMKGVFIKSITICTTMGPGIKLQVASATLEAKS, from the coding sequence ATGAAACATAGTAAAAGGTACAGCCATGCCTATTCGATGTATGATCGCCAGAAACGATTTGATCTCGACGAAGCCTTGAAGATTTTGCAAGCCCTTCCGGCTTCCAAATTTGACGAGACGGTCGAAGTTCATTTCAATCTTGGCGTTGATCCTCGTAAAGCCGATCAGCAGATCCGCAACTCGCTTGTGCTTCCCCACGGAACGGGGAAGACCGTGCGCGTTCTCGTATTTGCCGAAGGCGACAAGGCAGAGGAAGCCAGAAAAGCTGGCGCCGATCACGTTGGATTGGATGAACTCATCGATAAGATCTCGGGCGGTTGGTTCGATTTCGATATGGTGATCGCCACTCCAAACCTGATGGCACGTATCGGTAAACTGGGAAGAGCGCTGGGTCCGAGAGGACTGATGCCCAATCCCAAAGTCGGAACCGTGACCATGGACATCACAAAAGCGGTTGACGAAGCCAAGGGCGGCAAGGTGACCTATCGCGTAGATAAGTTTGCCAATTTGCACATCCCCGCTGGCAAAGTCAGCTTCAGTGCGGACAAGCTCAAGATAAACCTCAAAGCCATCCTGTCGGCGATCCTCAAAGAACGCCCCGCCACGATGAAAGGCGTCTTTATCAAGAGCATCACGATCTGCACGACCATGGGACCCGGCATCAAATTACAGGTCGCAAGCGCAACCTTGGAAGCTAAAAGCTAA